The genomic DNA GATCGGACGGGCCCTTCAGATGCACGTTTCTGCATACTTACTGGCCATCAGTGGGTGCCTCCGCCCAGCTCACTCTCAGTTTCCCTGTGGACGAGCTCCATCTCTTACGCTCCCTTTGTCACCCTGGACACGCTGAGTTACTCTCCTGGGTATCACCCCAGAGTTTTCTCCCTTGCCGAATCCAGTTATTAAAGTCTCCTTATTTGACCTTTAATGTCTCTCCATTCCTACTATCGAATTTGGCATCATTTAAAGCCTgtgcaatgggcttccctggtggctcggatggtaacgaatctgcctacaatgcaggagatcagggttcaatccctgggttgggaagattccctggataaggggacggcaacccattccagtattttgcctggagaattccatggacagaggagcctggcaggctacaatacaTAGGgtctaaaagagtcggacatgactgaccaactaacactttcacaaggCCCATGCAGCCACAAAAGACTGCCTCTTCACTCTGTAGCCTGGTCCTCCCAGAGGGGTCTGTCAAAAGACTCTATATGCTTCATGGACTTGCCAAGGACTAAAGAAAAGACTCTCCACAAACGCCTGATGATAAAATCACCTAGTATGCTAAGTCAATtcatttgtgtcctactctttgcgactctatggactgcagccctccatggaattctccatgtcatgccctcctgcaggggatcttcttgacccaaggatcaaacctgaatcttacatctcctgcattgacaggtgggttctttatcactagcaccacctaagaAACCCCGAAAATCACCTAGACTAGATGTTAAACATTCAAATTCCAACCCAGGCTGAACAGACTAGAATCTCTAGGGTAGATACTTCAGAATCTGGCTTTGGTGATACTGATCATTAGGTAAGGCTGAGAACACTAGCTTACAGAATCAAGTGGAAATGCTTTGCCATTCAGTATTGTCCCCTCCGCCATCAGCCCAGCCTGCTTCCCCTACACCCACTGCCACCTCCCCTCCCAGTTCAGACTCCAGCAGTCCTGATTCAGTGCTGTGGGACACCCTACCCACCAAGATGCCGCCTCATCTCATCTGCTGCCCCACATAAACAGCCAATGGCAGCTCAAGCACTGCCTGCTCCTCATCCTCAGGAGCCGCCTATGCATTCACACCATGCTCCGTGCACACCTGCATCATTGCACCCGACACTATGACATCATATCTGCTTCTGTATCTGCCACCCTATAGACAGATCCACCCTGTGTCCCCAAGTTTCCAGCACAGCGAGGTACAGAGCAGGTGCTCCATGAAATAAATCCCCGCTGAGTGAGGAATAAACGAATCCACCAAGCACTCTAGTCCATATGCAATTCACTGAGCCCAGCAAAGCTTCCTCAGCTAAACCGATCATACTCTGGAGGCTGCCTCTCGCTCCGATATCACGTTTGCTACTCTTCTCTAGATCGAATCTGTCTTTCTGCAAATGGGGCTCCCCAAATAGACTGCGCAGTGAACACTAGTGTCTCCCCAGCAGAGTACACATAACACAGCCAGCTTCCCTCTTAGGGACACCAGGCCAGTTTGTACACGGATGGAGATAGCATGGCTGTCCGCTCTGCCATATCACCCTGCAgtggtggttcagtcgctaagttgtatccaactcttgtgatcccaagggctgtagcccatcagcctcctctgtccatgggactttccaggcaagaatgctggagtgggaagctatttccttctccagggaatcttcccaacctagggatcaaacccaggtctcctgcattagaggcagattctttacctactgagccaccagggaagccccctgtcaCCCTACAGATGAGCATCTAATTTGCCACTGACACCACCGAAGTCGCTGCACGGAGAGCCTCCTATTGACTCTCCACCATTGCCTGCGAGCCGTTTCCCCTAGATGTACATCACTCTGCCATTTTCCAAACTGAATCTCATTCTGTTATATCCTGCTTATATTACTCACCTCTCTGGATTCCCATTTGCTATGTTTTATTCCTTGTTGATGTCAAGAACATTTCCCGGTTTTGTGTTTTATGTAAAGTTCATTACGGTGACATGTGCCCCCTTTTCAAATCATTGATGAAGCAATTAAATGAAATCAAACCTAACACCCACCCTCCTGGAAACCTCTCCAGAGGGTTCCAACACCACATGTCACTTAGGGCTCTTGGATCCAGGGTCTCTGCAGGCAGGGCTTCTGGCTCACTGAGACGGTCACGTGGCACAAGCCACTGAAGAGCTGCAAGGCATCCTcgcctttcctcctgcctccgtGCAGTCAGCTGACACTGACAAGCTCGTGGGATATGGCAGATTCTCTAAAGTAAGACAAGCATGACTCCAGTAACCTAGAGGGTCACACATGTTCGTTCTTCATTGCTTCCCATCTTCTTTGGAAGATGATAACTATCGTCTCCTAGAATCACGAGTGCGCCCCCTCCACGGTCTCATATACATGTGGTTTTCACACAAACCCCAATTTAAATCTTTCCCATTCTTCAAAATCCCTAATTCTCCATCATAGTTTAATAATTTGTTCagttaaaacataaaatgacAACTTATGTTTTGCCCCAAATTAATACAGCCTATATTTTTTAGCCACACCCTTTCAGAGATGTCCTCAGGAAAAAACCCAGGACAAACTCATTTATTAACATAGAATTTTTTCCCAATAATTTGCTACTTATTTTTTTAGTCACCTCAACACACATGCTCAAGGACTTACTCCAATTTTGGAGAAACTCAAAAACACACACAgggcaaaataaagcaaataaaattgcAGTTGTTGGGGTAGATTGGTTATTtggtctgtttttaaatttttgttcagATTTCTCGTTCTGCATGACGCTGGGAAAGCACTCTGCAAGCACACGGCTAAGGAGCTGGACTGTGTCAGGAGACACCACCTTAGGGACACGGCAGGAATGTGGCCAGTTGCAGTTTATGCACAATTCCCTGGACACCCCCTTGTAACTCCACCCCTTCCTCCCACACTCACAAGAGCAGATCAAAGTACCAAGCAGTGGGGGAAAGAGACTAGTTTCAGTGTAGTTGCGCAAACCACCTTAAGTTGTGGTAACATGTAACCAAGTAAATGTTCTAGAAGGAACCCAGCTTCACTCACTGACGGGGACACACCTGAATAATGGATGTGTCGACAGCACTTACGTGGATGCGACGAACCTTTTTATCTATTCTAATCGGCAGGGAGTCGTTACTGCCCAGAGATTTACTACAGGGCTCCAGAATACACCGGGACATAAGAGTTAAAAAGGGTATACCTTAAGATCATATGTTTCAGAGCCAAGTGATATCCAGAGTGGATTCTCTCCTCAGCCTGTGGTCatctgatttttctattttctgtgccaaaatacatatttatattaatagtcATTTGTTGTCTTGAATTAATTTGCTTAAAGAGAAAAAGTGCACAACATTTCAGATAATAATCATTCCGTGCTTAAGAACATGAAGACAAGCAAACTCCAAAGACAGATGAAGTTGGACTATCCGTGTGAATTATTTACTTTGAcatatgcgtgctcagtcgctcagtgtgttctgactcttgtgacccatggactgtaggccaccaggctcctctctccgtgggatttctcaggcaagaatactggagtgggttgccatttcctccttcagggaatcttcccaacccagggatcgaacctgcatctcctgtgtctcctgcttggcaggcagattcttcaccactgagtcaccagggaagccattggaTGACAAACAGGATGTTAAAAATGCCTGTTCACAGCTGAGTTCTGTCCCTTTAACGGCATCACTATTGCCTTTAATTTAAATGACacgtataaaataaaattagatttatCATCAGGTTTATTTTGTggttctcttgatttttctaccAGGCCAAATTCATGAGCAAAGCAATCAAAGATGTAATTTTAGCACACAATAACAAGTCTTATTAAAACTGCTATAGGTGGCTTCTTGAATGGAACATCAGTGGTAAAAAATGATAACCACTGGGAaactccctggtgatccagtggtaaggactcgatgctttcactgcctgggtccaggttcaatccttggtcagggatctcagatcctacaagccacacaTGGgaactccaccaaaaaaaaaaaaggataacccTTAAATATAGCATTTGATAGCTAAGATGTTCCAGAACACGGCCCATGCCTCTTATCTGTTTCCAGAAAGGGAGGGCCACCTCTGGTCCCTTACCCACTTTTGGATGAATTTCTGAGTGAGCTGCTCCCTGAGGCTTGGATCAGTTCCTCTGGGCGATGGATCAgagccaccaggctgccctgctcTGAGGCCTGGCAATTCACAGCAAGGCACTCCCAATGTGTGCCTCCTCTCAAAGGCATCTGGCACTCCCATCCCCAGGCAAAGCAGTCAAGGCAGTGCAGACCTGAGCTAGAGGCAAATGAAGCACGCAGCCAGTCCCATCTTTCAGGTACAAAACAAGTCTGCCCAGGGCAGGTTGGCTGGCATGGGGCCAGACACCTTCTGTCCTGACTTACGTCTATAGCACAAGTCAGTCCCAGCATGCACATAAAGACCTATCCTCATTCTCACGGCCTGGCTCTCACAACCGTGGCCCTTAGAGTCCAGAAAGATGTATTCTAGCTCAGTAGGACTGTCCTGGAGGCCACTGTTTGGCCAGCTGGAGGGAGACCCTGGGACTTGCCCCCTTCCCCTCTGCCCAGAGAGAAGACGTATTCTTACCTCTCATTTCTGTCCCTGAGGAACCGTTGGACCACGCTGTCCACTTGTTCCTGTGCTTGCTGATTTCCTGGACTTTGCAGACATAATGCCCTTGATCTGTTGGCTGGAGGGTCAAGACAGAGAGCGTGTAGAGTGCCCCACGCCGCTCCTCAAGGAGGCGCAGCCTCTGCCGGTAGGCGCTGCGGCTGAAATTCCCGTAGTACTGCACTATCCGGAGCTTGGTCATCTTAACCATCAGGGCTTCCTGGGAGTCTGGTCGCGCGAAGAACCAGCGCACAGCCAGCAAGCTGTCCTTTCGCCTCTTCTGGGAGACGTGGCAGAGAAGAGTGGCATTTTCCCCCTCCAGGTAGTCAACCACGGGCCCCGGGGACACGGTGACGTTGAGGGCTCCACAGACCTCTGCAGCGAAAACAGGGAGGAAGAGAATGAGGAAGGGCTACCGCCACTCCCCGGGGTGCGCACACACAGCCTCTTCCCTCAAGGAGCCAGAGTGATGCGCAGGCCAGAGAGGCCGGCCACCTCCACCCCTTCTATGCTCACGCTGCCTTCACGAAGGAGCCCTCCTTGGGGCATGCAGTGGGTCTCTGTGGCCCCCATGTCCGCAACCTGTGAGACGATCCCCTGCAAGTGGGATgtcactgatcacctggcctagatgcttttctctgttttcagTTAGTTGCTGATATCTAAAATTCAGGAGCTTTCACATAAAGATTTAAATTTGGGGAAGCTCTTAAAAAATATCCAGCTTACATCAAATCTGCCTTTCCTACCTGCCTCCCCAAGGCCTGCTTCAATCCGTTTCATCACCTCCCTGAGGAGGCGGCCCTGTGGCCCCAGTCCCTGTCTCCGCTCTTTCAGCTACATCCAAGGCAGATTATCAGTACTGGTCAGGTGAGTGTTAAACCAGTACCAGGGAGCTGGAATGACAGAGGTGCCTTGGTTTCTCACTCCAAGCCTCTTAGGACCATGATCCACGGTCTAACAGCTGAAgtgcaggaaaaaagagccaatGAGCCCAGGAGCAGAGAGGGGTACCAGACTCGCCCAGCAACCCGAAATACGCTCCAGGAAACCAGGCCCAGGTTGAATTCTTGTCCTTTGGTCTCAGGGCTGACTCTCACCAGCCACGGTTCTGCTCCAAGCTGACATTCGAGGGTGCCCCTCCCTGTCCACCCAGATCAGCCAGCCCAGTACCCTTGCCCAGGTCTTCTCCCAGTAGACACACTGCACGGCGTCTGCAGGATTACATATTGCAGCTGTGCAGCCCGGGAGCTCATGAGTGCAGCCTCCCCCTGGCAGGCAGAGTCCAGGAAGGACAAGATGCCCAGAGCCTGCTACTCTCCAAGCTGGGCTGTCTTCTCACCAGATCCCACATCATCATCCCTGCACTGCCCAGCAAGCAACTCCAGGAAGCATGATGCCCTACTGCAAGAGCAGGTGTCCCCGAGGTCATCCCAAACTACTAATAGACCCCAAATACCCCGTCCTGGTCACATGAGGGGACTTGGGGGCCTGGATGGCAGAGTTGCCCAAGACTTTGAACCCTGGTCAGCACTATAGGTAAGCAAGGAGGAAGGATGAAAAAGAGAGTAAAGATCTGGTCCTTCCACTGTGAAGAGGCTGTGAGTCAACAAGGTGAGGCCCTGTGTGTGCTGGGGTGACAGGGAGAGTTTAACACAAACAGTATCCTTCATTGTAAAAATTCAGGCAATAAGCTCCTCCTTACATATCGTtttgacatagtttccactgttcaTTTAATAAACTGAACACCTCAAGAGATACAACTTGAGAgtctattttcttttgcttctcagcTCTTAAAAGCCAGGCCACCAGGACACTCCAGGATATTTCAGGATCCTTGACTTAATCACATCCATAAAGTGCCTTTTAAACTGCATTCACAGTTCCAGGGATCAGGATGCAGACATCTTTGGGGGTCATTATTCAGCTAACAGCACTGTGATAGTCTTTtgttaccattaaaaaaaatagatggaaGTGAATTCAGAAGGAAAAGATGGATGCTTGGCTGGACTCAGCTCATTGTGAACAAGAATGAGGTCTTGTATGTTTACAGTGACAAAGAAAAAGCCGCCCAGGGAGACACTCGGGACTGCAGATCAACAGGTACCCAAGGAAGGCACACGCCCCTAGTAACAATCTCTATCTACACAAGTCACTCACACAGGACAAAGGAGGGGCTGCCCTCACTGTTTCCCTGCAGCTCTCCCACCAGCCCACACACCACGGCATATTAGACCAAAAGCATTTCCCCAAAGTCCGCTCAGGCCCCATGGTGGGAGCCCCCTGAAGAGCACAGAAATGCCAGGCTGACCCCACTTTAACAGCTGCCCGAGAGTTTGGCAGGCGGAGTGCAGCCGAGATGGAGCAGCTGGCTTCCAGGACTGAAGTCCTGCTCGGCCCGCCCCCAGGGTCTCCCCACTGGAAGCAAGGAGAGCTGGGGAAGGCAGGAAATTCAAACAGCATGGATGGGATGAGCGCACAGCCGGGACCCCACACCCTCGTCTCCTCCTATTAACGCGGCAGGAAGGAGGGGTTATTTATAGTGGCTGAAACCAGGAGAACATGCCAAGTGCTCCGGTCCTCATGGGAGGCCAGATTCCATCCTGGAGGCAAACTAGTAACTCTTCCACTTCTGCAGCTCAGGCCGAGTTAGCAGCTCCCGGGAAATGGAGCAAAGTGCACCATCTTCCCCAGTTAAAGATGGAAACGCCTCTCTGCCTTCAGTTAGCCCCTCTCTTACAGATGGCCCAAACATGTCACTCCCACTGATGTGCCAAGACCCTTGCTATGGGCTGAACAGTGTCCCCCACAGATTCCTATctgctacatcgcttcagtcgtgtccgactctgtgtgaccccatagacggcagcccaccaggctccccgtccctggaattctccaggcaagaacactggagtgggttgccatttccttctccaatgcgtgagagtgaaaagtgaaagtgaagtcgctcagttgtgtccgactctcgcgacccaatggactgcagccacccggctcctccgtccatgggattttccaagcaagagtactggagtggggtgccattaccttctccgcaAATTCCTATACTGAAGCCCTAATCCCCAGGAACTCCGAATGGGACTGTATTGGAGAGAGACCCTTTAGTGAAATGACTACGTTAAAAGGAAGCCCTTAGGGAGGACCCCGATCCAACAtgctgtcgttgttcagtcactctttgcgagcctatggactgtaacccaccaggttcctgtccacgggatttcccgggcaagaatactagagtgggttgccatttccttttctaatccaacatgactggtgtcTTATAAGAGGAGATTAGGAAGCAGACACGGACGGAGGAAAGATCATGTAAACATATAAGGAGAAGACGGCCGACTAGAGCCCAAGGAGAAAGGCTCAGAAGACAGCGACCCTGCAGACTTCTGGCCTTTGGGCTGGGAGAAACTAAACCTGCTGCTGAAGCCCCCAGCCTGCGGCACTTTGCGACAGCGGCCCCAGTGAAGCAATTCAACCTTCCTCCCAGGAAGGCTCATTTCGGCCCTAGTCTTCCCACCAGCCCAGATATCCACACCTACTTTCCACACGAGAGTATGGGGGGGTGACTGAAAGGATACTGCCCACAGGCTCCTCGGGGCATTTAGCTTTGTTCAAAGACACAGGCTCTCAGGTTGTATGGTTCCCCATGCAAACAGTGACCTTCTCAGAAAGCCACCGCCCCAGGCAATGCCCTCCCCTCTACACTGGAAATGACTACCTCAAGCCCAGGGAACACAACTCAGCCCAAAGGCAAACAGCTGTGAGAAGTGGCATTGCTCGAGGGAGGGAGAAAATGCAGGTAGAGAACCCAGTGCCTTGCAGACCTCTGTTGAGCTGGATGTTTAAATACTAGAGGAAAGCATCACACAGCTTCTGCCCATGGCAATTATCAGGCCCCATATGGCTCAAccggcttccctttcacttttcactttcacgcattggagaaggaaatggcaagccactccagtattcttgcctggagaatcccagggacgggggagcctggtgggctgccgtctatggggtcgcacagagtcggacacgactgaagtgacttagcagcagcagcatatggctCAACAGAGAAACTGCAGAGCGGCCAAGAGGCACGCAGTAGAGACAGGCTGACTAGAGTGTGGTGCTGGGGAGGGGCCCAAGCCTTTCCCCTCTGGGTCTCAATCTGAACAACAGGGCATCCACACCCTGCAGGCAAAGCAGGCAACAGGGACCAAGCCAGCTACCAGGCAGGACAGGCAGGTGTCACCAGACCCTCTGACACCACATAAGGTAAGGGAGCAGCCCCAGGCAGGGCAGAGTCTCCCCTCTCCAGCCGAGGAGGAAGCAGCACTGAAGTCGCTCTGCTGGAGAACTGAATTTCTTGCTTTCTGGTCCTGCACTGCTGGGAAGTGAGGTGGGAGGTAGACCCCCAACCCCGTCCCCACCCCGCCACCTCCACATTCAGCACTCCGCTTGCTCCAGCTCACACCCTAGCTTAGGCTTTGTTCACTTAATCACTTGACAAATAGTTGCTGAGCACAgccatgtgccaagcactgcgAGAAGAGGCACCCTGACCTCAAGGAGCTGAGAGGCCAGTGGATGAGGCACTGGCCATCaggaaaaagacacacacacacaaaatatttgtttgtgccgggtcttagttgcggcatgtgaactcttagttgcagcatgtgggatctggttccctgaccagggattgaacccaggccccctgggaCAATTGAACCAAGGCCCCCGGAGAACCGACTACAAACAGTGTCAGGTACCACACAGAAGTGCTGCGGGGCTTACAAAACTGAGAGAGAGACTCTGATCTCCATGTGTCAGGGAGGAAAGAAACCCTGGGGAGGTGAGGGTGAGTGGAAGGCTGAGGTGGGGCTCATGACACAAATTCAGGGCAGCAGTGAGGCAGTCATCTTCGTGGGAGATGGTTCCACCTGTGCAAAGGGTCTGAGGCAGGAGGAACTAGTGCAGACTGGAAATGGGAAGATCAGTATCCTCCAGTGAAGCGCCCCGAACCATCGCCCAGGCAGCCACCCAGGTCTGCAGGCAGACCTCCAGGGGGCCACTGCACCCCAGTCAGGGCCCCCAGGACCAGTTATTAAAGGAGGAATATGACAACATGGGCAAGAAAGAGACTGACCCAAAACAGATGGTCAGGCTTCCTGTTGCAGAGAACCTTATTTCTTCAACAAGCACATGTGCCATGACCTGGTAGCCAGGTTTGCCCTCCGCTCATGGGCTGGGCGCCAGGATGCTCAAGACCCAGGGCCTTGCCAGTGGTGTGGCAGGACTGGGCAGAGAGTCAGGGGTTGGAATCCAACAAAGCCAGGCTGGAAACCTGGTTCTACTAGGAGTGAGGTCCTCagggcctcagttccctcatctcaAAACCAGGAAGATGATGCCTTGCGTGGGGAGTGTAAGGCTCCAGCAAGAAAGCACCtttagggacatccctggtggcccagtggctaagactctatgctcccaaggcaggggcctgggttcaatccctggtcagggaaccagatcccacacgcagcaactaagaattcacatgctgcaattaagacccggcacaacaaatttattttttaaaataaatttaaaaagctacTTTAAAAAAGCACCTTTGAAATACTGATAATCTTTGCATGCTCTGAGAACAGGGCAGGTGGAAATAACAGAAAGCGACACACTCGGTGATCTATAGGAAGAAGGCTGGGCTTCTCGGGGCATGGGCAGCAGTCATGCAGGGCCTTAAGCTTGGAGGCGCTCCATTCGATTTAATCTCTGCTGTTGCTCTTTTAAAAGcctaaaaagtttaaaatgaaggACCCTGCATTTCCATTTTGCACTGAATCCCACAAATTACATAGCTGGTTCCCCCTGTAAATAAATGTTAAGTTCCTGTGGATAAGATTGATGGGGTATAATCCTCTTGTTCCCATTTGGATAATGTTATGAAAAGAACTAAAGCTCAGAAAACAGCCTAAAAGGACTTCAGTATAGCCAAACAGTACACAACCTATTCATCTAGTACTCAACCATCTTCTCTCCCTTGCCCCACTTACCCGCTCCCCACAGGTATGAAGTGAGAAATAGCAgcttccagggacaggggaataTAGAacttctaacagaagcagagtgCCTGCCTCATCTGGGACACAAAGGTGGCAAGGTTAGGGTCCCTCTGCTCCAGCTTGGCGAGCTAAGTGCTAATGGCTCTGTGCCCCACGCTTCTCTGTCTAGAAGAaacttcctctctcctctcaggAGGCCAGGAGCCTCTGCATTGATAAGGGATGCACTCTGCGTGTACCGGTTGGCAGTAATCTCAATCTCACTGAAAGGATAGTCTGAATTTGTGACAAATAAATCTCTGAAAGAAATATAACTGAATTCCTTTAAAGCCCACAACACTCGAAGCCAGTGTTTACCGAGTACCAAGCGGAGATCCAGCCTACAGGGTAATGCCTTCATATTAAGGTGGTCACCTTAAAATAGCTCTCATCCGGGATGAACACAAGGCCCTGACCCATGATGAACACTAACATTTACTGGATGTGAACTCTAGAGCAagtactgttctaagcactttagttgtgttttcttaatttatcCTCATAGTGtgtttatccccattttacagacaggaagGCTAAGGCCCAGAGAAGCTAAGCCACTTGTCCAAGCTCACACAGAACATGGCAGAGCAGGAATTAGCGACGAGGCCATCGGGCATCAGAGACGGTTCTCAACCACCAATCTGGACTACAGCGTGGCTTTGAGTAAATAGTCTGCCCCCTCAGCTTGCTGTAAAATGACAGGTGGGACCAGGTAACCCCTAAGGCCCCACTTTTCCCCAAAAGGGAGATGTAGAAAAGGGCAGCAGTTAAGAGCCCAGACTTAGGTATAAAGTGGATCTGCCAGGCCTTCTTTTGAGGTGCCGCAACCAGGGGCTGTGGATGAAAAGCTTAAAGAATGACTGGCATACTGAGTGGGCCCAAGCAGAAGCTGCCATCACCACACAGCCGTGAGCACAGCCAGGGTGGCTAAAGGCTCTCGAATTCCAGGCGACTCCCCTGGCAGTccgcagttaagactctgcacttccagtgtagagggtgtgggtttgatccctggtcagggaactaaaatcccacatgtcacacaatgtggccaaataaataaaggctCCCTAATTCCAGTTCTCAAAGCTCCTGAGGTTTCCTGGGAAAAGCCCCTCTCTGGGGACACCACGGCTGACAGCACCTGAGATTAGGAAGTCTGTCGTGGAGCCCAGGGAACAAACACCCTTGCCCCGTTTCTTGCCTCTTGCTGGCTGCTGGCCACTAGAGCTGCCCTGGCCCAACTATCTCAGTCAAACCTCCAGTAACTGTGAGCCAAGACAGCAACAACTGTGAAGAACATTTCCCACAGGGCCGATTTCAAGTTCGCTGGAAACCCCACTGCACTGGTAGCCAGGGGACGAAGGGTAAATTTCTTCCTACTGGGAACCAAGTCCCATCCCCCATTAGACTCGATCTACGCTGGCTCAAATGCTGGGCCACCCACCCAAATGCTGGAAAATTACTTAACTCTGTTAATCAGCCCCCTTACTTAAAAAACACTGGCAACACAGCCTAGCCAGTAAAAGCGGTCTAGACCCAGGATTCTTGCGTTCAAATCCCAGCTAAACCAGGTATAAGCCTTGTGACTTAAAGCAAGTCAATTCATGGACctggcctgtttcctcatctataaaataagggataataataatagcatttcCCTCAGAGACAAGTTTAACTGAATTAATGTTTGCAAAGCACttggatatatatatttactcttgtcatTATTTCTTTGAAGTACTGTGTGATTAAAGGGGATAACTGTAACACCCAATGGGCACCCAGGAAATGTGAGTGCcatcaatatatttattattactattattctaGCCAACACTGCCCTTTCAGCCTTGGGAAATAAAGAAAAGTCTTCAGCACCTTAGAAGTGGGAGCAGAAACCCCAAATGGAAGCCAGTAGTG from Bos taurus isolate L1 Dominette 01449 registration number 42190680 breed Hereford chromosome 28, ARS-UCD2.0, whole genome shotgun sequence includes the following:
- the VSTM4 gene encoding V-set and transmembrane domain-containing protein 4 isoform X5, which translates into the protein MRLLALAVAVLLARAPAPGKRGGTGRLGDPGVGLGWRGPGRPGLGTWDSGLAGRPRRLRAAPSRSPSAPASQGLSVQAAELSGASGGSGCRVPSSLPSWLGPQRSAGPSAAQFSPRGQASKWKTRAGLCEPRCWFVFCFLPSSQSQQLLAEVCGALNVTVSPGPVVDYLEGENATLLCHVSQKRRKDSLLAVRWFFARPDSQEALMVKMTKLRIVQYYGNFSRSAYRQRLRLLEERRGALYTLSVLTLQPTDQGHYVCKVQEISKHRNKWTAWSNGSSGTEMRGNSDAVKGTELSCEQAFLTSCLSSNGFPGDSVVKNLPAKQETQEMQVRSLGWEDSLKEEMATHSSILA